The genome window TTCGCGATATTGCAGACGATCGCCAAAATGCAGCGATTACAATAGCGATTATTCAAATGGCACACTGCATGAACATGACGGTGGTGGCTGAGGGGGTAGAAAATAAGCAGGAACTTGATTTTTTGTGCGAGCACGAATGCGACGAAATTCAAGGCTATCTTTTCAGTCAGGCTTTGCCAAGGGCTGAGTTTGAAGCGCTGCTGAAAAGCGATAAGTGCTGGAATTTAGATCGATTCCGGTTGCAATCCTCCGGAATAGTTGACTGTTGACTGTTGACTGTTGACTGATGACTGATGACTGATGACTGATGACTAATTTAAAAGATACGATCGCCCAACCAACTTCCCAGCCACAGCCCAAAACCGGAAGTAGCCACCAACAGGATAAACGTATAAAGCCCGCTGGAGTTGTGGCTCAACCTTTCTGCAGCTACCATCCGCGCCACAACTCCAGCAATAATCCCGATCGCAGCCCAAGCCCCATAAACAGTCTTAGACCCGGCGATAGCCAAGGCTTGGACGATCGCCCCCGAACCCGCCCCAGCAAAAGCCCCCGCCCACGCCCCGATCCCCAGCCCGATCGCACCAGAGAGCCCGACGGGGCCGCCAGAATTCACGCCTACTTCCGTCGCCAGCCCGCACGTCAAGCCGACAATCGCCCAACACACGGCCGCCACCAACGCCTTAACCCAATTCCCAGAACCCGTTCCCGCCAGCAATCCCACCACTGTCACCACTCCCCCTACAGCCAACACAGCAGCCACAGCCCGAGACTCTGCGTCGGAACTGGCGATCGCCCCCAAACCAGCACCAACTGCGCCCCAAGCAGCCCCTGTTACCATTCCTCCCGCCTGAAAACCGGCGATCGATCCCCCTACCGCCCCAGCCAAAACTAACGCCGCCAGCCACACTCTAGGCGTTGCCGAACCCTCCGCCAGCAAAATCGCGGCCCACAGCCAATCTGCACCGCAGATTAAAGCCCACATCCACAGCGGGGCGACTGATACCGTCAAAATCCAACCCGTCAAAGCGTAACTCGCCACGGCGATTGCCAGCGGCCACCCAGGGAAGCTGGAATAGTGTTGAGATGGCCGCACTTCCCTCGGCGCGCTTCGCGGTTTTGAGTATTGAGTTGAAAATTCTGTTTTCCTTTTCGAGGTAAGCTTTCGATAGTTTTGAGATGGCCGTGCTTCCCTCGCAACGCTTCGCCCAGGTTGCTTTGTGCCCCGCCACGCTTGGCGATTTTGAGTGGTAAATCGTTTCTTGCTGGAAGAGTTTTTTTGAGTGAGAAATTTTTTGGAGGCGGCTTTTGGGCGGGTTTGACGGCGCTGGGAACCAGGGCTGGCGGCTGATTTTCCAGAACGCCTTCTCAGCGGTTTTTCCGGCGCAGGCGGCGGTGGCTGCTGAAACTGTTTTTCGATCGACCTCGATGATTCAGGCTGACTCAGAAACAACACCAACTGCTGGTAAGCTTCATTAATTTCTGTTAATCGCTGTTGAGCTTTTTGTTGCAGGCGATCGTTGTGGGCAAAGCGATCGGGATGCCACACAAACGCTAAATCCCTGTAAGCGCGCTTAATTTCTTCTAGGGAACTTCCCGGCTCAATTTCGAGGATTTCGTAGCATCGATTAATGTCAGCCATAGGCTTGGGGCAGGTGTTTGTAAATTCGCGTGAAGCGAAGCTATCCCGTAGGGAATCGTACTTAACATCTTGTACTATTCTCAGCCAAGCTGCACAGTAAGCCGATTTGAGATTTGAGATTTGAGATTTGGACTTACGCATCACAACCTTCAGAAACCGGGTTTTTTACCGTTTCTGCAAGCTGTAACGAAGTATGATGCAAAAAACTCGGTTTCTGACCACCCGTGCGTTTACCGCTTGCGAGTCATAGAAGATAACATCCAAGATTTCTCTCTTTGACTGAGTAGGCGGTCTGGTTTTCTTGTTTCGGGGTCATAATGGCTCGATGAGTTCCCACTCTCGATCGGTTAAGCTGCCGGAGTACGACATTTTTTTTCCGATCTTAGCCGATCGTCAGAAAGCCCAAATAGGTTCTATAAGCTTTACAGCTATTTAGCTGTACCTCACCCAACTCTGAAGTGCTATATACTGGAGAAGAAAAATCGCCCTCAAAGGCAAATGTCAGCATTGTACTATTGAACTAAGAATAAATGGCTCATGCTTCCTTTTGCATCTCGTATTGTATGCCAAACCTTACTTTTATTGAGTCTGTTAAATACCCCTGCCACAGCAACCCAAGTCTGGATTGGTGCTGGACGAATTACTGATGGTATTGGACAAGGAGGCTCGGTTAAACTGAAACTAGAAATTGAGGGCAATCATGTCAGATCTATATACGGGTTTCATTTGAATGGTGCTATCTCTAATGGAACGATTAGTACAAAATTGGCTCATTGGCGGTTTAGAAAGTGTTCACAAGATTTGTGTGTAACTTTAAACCGAATCCGACCCAAGCAAACAATTTTCTATCGGCTGCACAGAACAAATAAATAATGGAAAGATAGAATGAACACTGTCAGATATCGTCCAGCAATAGGTCTTTGCTTAATAACTGTTTGGAGCTTATTTTACTGTGCAGTATCTAGCAACTTACCTATTCTCAATAAAATGGAGCTGGACATTCAGGATAGTCTAATAAGACTGCATAAACCAAGGCGTCTGCCCGAGGAAATTCTCCTGCTTAAAATCAAGCAGCCTGCAATTTTAGGATATAACTTTCATAACTTATATAAACTGAATATTTTCTATGCAAATTTAGTGAAAACCTTAATCAACAGTGGTGCAAAGCTTGTAGTCATAAATTTGCCAGATCAAATGAGCCAGTACATTGATGTTGATACAGCTCCTCAGTTAGAACATCCCTTTCAAGAGTTGATTAGTAAATATTCAAACCAGATTGTTTTGGTGGCTCGTTCAAGCAACTTGCCATCCGAAAATTCCGTGCTAAATAATTATAATAATTTACTTCCTTTCGACAATGAAAGTATCAATCCTTCTATTCGCCCAGAGCAGATAGTAAGTTACTTCAGATATGCAGCACATCCACAAAGCTTAGACAGCCCAGCTCGAAAAGCCGAGCTATTTTCCAATTTTAGCTATGAAGACGATCCAGATATTAATATACATCATAAGGTTAAATCTGTGGCAACGATGGCATTAGAAAAATTCTATATGAACTCAGGAAATATCAGAGGTTTTCAAAATATCACCAATTTACAAACTCTTGTATCTTTTCAAATAAACTTCTGGGGTTCGGGTGATAGATTTCCTAGTATTGAGCTTGATTTTCAATGTCCTTCCTCTCAGCTAGAGAGAGAACACTGTCATCCTTCTTTTGACCGCCAATCTCTTCAGAAGCTCCATGATAAACTTGTATTAATCGATCTTCCCGAAGGGAAAGGATCTGAAACCTATCGAGAACTATCTCCTTTTGGGGAGATGTCTGTTGCAGAAGTAGAAGCTAATCAAATAGCTAGTTTGATGACCCATTCATTTCTGACAAGAATCCCGAATTGGTATGACTACATCATCACAACTTTGGGTCTTGACTCGATCGGCCTATATATACTTAGCCAAGGCAAAAAGCATAAACTTATACCTGTTTATAGGCTGGTTGGCGGGTTTCTTACGATCTTGGTAGGAAGCTATGTAGGTTTAAGTTTTATCTTGTTCTATCGAGGGTTAATTATTCCATTATCCATCCCAATTTTAGGTTGGGTAGGAACAGGTTCAGGTGTAGCCATTTATTCAATTATCAGGCAGTCTATCCAACAACAGCAGAAATTAGCTGAGCGACAAGCTATTCTGTTGCAATCGCGGAAACTCCTCCATCGAGTTGCAACAGACATTCATGATGGCCCACTTCAAGAACTCAAATTGGCTATGGATAGTATTGAACTTCTAGCCCTCAGTCATCCATCTCCCCTGATGAACTCAATCTTAGATCGATTAGAAGCAGTTGGGCTTGCGCTTCGCAATCAGCTCAGCAGCACACGGACAATTGCAGAAAAGCTAGAGATTACACCAGAATTGCAAGATGGACTCGATCGGGGGATACACCAATGGCTCCAAAAACTGATTAACTCAAGAGAATTAACCTTGAGTGTCAAAGAGCATCTACAACCCCTGCGAGAACCCAAATCTGATAGTGCTTGGATTGATTCGAGAGAGGATATATTTCGCTTTTTTCGAGAAGCGATCGCTAATGTGATTCGTCATGCCCAACCTCCAAACGGATCGGCAACGCAAGTTTCAGTCTCGCTTACTCAAAAAGATCATCAGTGCCGATTAGCGATCGAGAATAATGGAACTAGCCTCACCCCTATCTTATTAGATATTCCTCACAAGAAACGTCGTAGTGGTGGATATGGCACTAAACTGATGAAAACTATTGCCGCTGAGATCCCAAATGGGGCTTGGCAAAGGGTTCAATTAGAAGAAGGTGGGATGCGGGTAACACTAGAATGGACGATTGACACCCCATAACATGATAACAAAGAAGGGTATAACTATCCGATCAACCTACGTTTAATTGCCTCCATGCAAACTGCGATTCGGGTATTAGTAAGTTGACCGTCAAGCTGATCGACATTCAGTTTTGCTTTGAGACTCTGGACGTAGTTCTGAGCTGTTTTGAGGGATATGTGCATCCGATCTGCAATTGCCTGATCCGTAAGGGCTTGGTTGCATAACAAGTCCAGTACCGTTCTATCCTTATCAGTCAAGGGCATTTCGTTCATTAAATTACGAGGAATCTTACACTGTCCGGCTAAAGCACTACGACCTCCTTCTAGAAAAGCATTCCGTCTTTCCATTTTATTAACGACAGCAAATCCCCCTTGATGTTCAAATATTTGCTTGAGGACTTGCCTTAAATAGCTTGGTTCGCTGGTATAGACGAGAACATTTAACAGAGGGTGATGCTCAAAAATGTGGTTTAGTAGCGCTAAACCAGGCTTGGCTGACTCCTCGCCTGTCAAAGTCCCAAATTGTAAGTCAACTACTACTAAATCTATGTTCTCTTGCTTGAGTTGCTCAATCCCCTCTTCAGGGGTTTCCTGAATAATGCAGGAACACTGAGGCTCTATCATCCTCAAAAATTCACAATTATTTTGACCGACTTCAGGGTGATCCTCAATGACCAGAAAGCGTTGTGTTTGAGAACTCATAGTTTGACCGCCTTGACACTCGCCAACCTAAAGGATGGGGATTCTTAATTCAGCGACTGACCTTTAAGTGTTGCGTCCTTACGGCAATACTCAAACCTTTTAACCGTAGAAATCCTACCAATTAACGAGTCTGATTCGCACCCGCCCCAGAGGGTCTATCTCCAAAAGCGTACTAGGATATTGACCTAGAGTTTGGGTATGCCCTACCCTACCTAACAAAAGTAAATTGTTTGTTTTTCTGGTTGTGAGACTTTATTAAGCCTCTAGCTGTTTTAAGAGTTTTCGCCGCTCTTTGTCCCCCGGTTTACGCCTAAAAGTGTGTCTGAGTCCCTGTTTCACGATGGCGAAGGAGTTTAACCTTGACTATTCTAGTATACCACAAATACCAGGAATTCCCTAATTTTTAGGAATGGATTTAAGAAATTGAAGCCGTCCTTTTAGGACGGGGTTTTCAACCCAGTTTTTTGATAACTATTTTATCATTTCTTCAGCAGACTCGTTTTCGCGACTATTTAGACTGGCTGTATAACGCGAGGTGTTACTGATAATGATAATCGTGAGGGAGGGGAAAGGCGAGTGCTACTCGCCTTTTCTCTCCCTCCTCTATTGTGTAAGCCTACAGAGTTACAATTTTGGCTTTATAACCTTTATGCTCTAGTTTTTGAACCTCTTTGTTAGCAGCTACACGATCTCGGAAAGTTCCAGCATTTATCCATTTTTCTTGATTGGCGCGGTGATACTGGACGCGGTATTCATGGTGACGTTGGGATTCAAGCGCAACTTTTGTTGTTGGCTTCATAGGCTGAGCATTGGCTTGGAGGGGAACAGCAATGCCTAGCCCAAGGGTAGCTAGAGAGATCAGCGCAACCATTACCTTATTCATGATTCAGACCTGTTTGTAAAGTTGATAGTTTGATTCTGTCATTCAAGTCTTTCGGTAGATAGGGGAGTAAGCGCAAATAATATTGCGTGTTTACGCAAGTCCGTCTCAGAAGAAGAAAACTCGACCTCCACTCTGGACAAAGCGGCAAATTATTAATGGCATATTTTCTCCCTCTATTGTGTAAGACTACAGAGTTACAATTCTGGCTTTATAACCTTTATGCTCTAGTTTTTGAACCTGTTTGTTAGCAGATACACGAGTTCGGAAAGTTCCAGCATTGATCCATTTTTTTTGATTGGCGCGGTGATACTGGACGCGGTATTCATGGTGACGTTGGGATTGAAGCGCAACTTTTGTTGTTGGCTTCGTAGGCTGAGCATTGGCTTGGAGGGGAACAGCAATGCCAAGCCCAAGGGTAGCTAGAGAGATCAGCGCAACCATTACCTTCTTCATGATTCAGACCTGTTTGTAAAGTTGATAGTTTGATTCTGTCATTCAAGTCTTCCGGTTGATAGGGGAGTAAGCGCAAATAATATTGCGTGTTTACGCAAGTCCGTCTTCTGCTATAGCTACAATGAGAAAATACTTTCGCGCGATCGGGATCTGTGTCTGTGTCGGAAAATCAAGCTCCCACCTTCATCCTAGTTGACGGTCACTCTCTGGCCTTCCGCTCCTACTTCGCCTTTGCCAAAAGTCGAGACGGAGGCTTGCGAACTACGACGGGCATTCCCACCAGCGTCTGTTTTGGCTTTCTCAAGTCGCTGCTGGAAGTCATGGCCGCCCACGACCCCCAGTACATGGCGATCGCCTTTGACCTCGCCACGCCCACTTTTCGCCACGAAGCCGACGAAACTTACAAAGCCGGTCGTGCGGAAACTCCCGAAGATTTTATCCCAGATATCAAAAACCTGCAAGAATTGCTCAGCTATTTGAATTTACCTGCCATAACTGCTCCGGGCTACGAGGCGGACGATGTTTTGGGAACTTTGGCAAACAAAGCCAGCGCGGCCGGTTATCAGGTCAAAATCCTCACGGGCGATCGAGATTTGTTTCAATTAGTAGAAACCGAAAAACAAATCAGCGTATTGTATTTGAGTACCGATGAGCTCAGGCGATCGGGCAAAGGCAAATCCCAAGAATACGGCCCGGAAGAAGTCAAAGCCAAACTCGGTATTTTGCCCGAACAAGTAATAGATTACAAAGCTTTGTGTGGCGACAAATCCGATAACATCCCCGGAGTCAAAGGCATCGGCGACAAAACCGCCCTGCAATTGCTGGAAGCTTACAATTCCCTCGACGGCATTTATGCAGCCATCGACGAGATTAAAGGAGCAACTAAGAAAAAGCTAGAAGAAGGCAAAGAAGCTGCTTATCATTCTCAACGCATGGCGACAATTGTCCAAGACGTGCCATTAGAAATCAACTTAGAAGATTGCCAGCTTATAGGTTTTGACGAATCAGCCTTGATTCCCATGCTGGAAAAATTGGAATTTAAGACATTTTTAGGGAAAGTAAAACAAATTCAAAAGCGTTTTGGTGGCACAGAAGAGCCATTGACAGACAGTGGAACAGGCATCTTGCCTGTGGCAAAGGGCGGGCAAGATGCCCGCCCCACAATCAATTCAACCGACAGTGGCACAGGCATCTTGCCTGTGGCAAAGGGCGGGCAAGATGCCCACCCCACAATAGATAAGTCACCTCAAACTTCTAAAAGTTCAGAAGACGAAGACGATGACTTGTGGTTTTTTAGTCCCGAAGAAACCCTAGCCGCCCAGCAGCAAAATAAACTGCCAATTAAACCCCGAATAATTCAAACAACCGAACAGTTAAACGAATTAGTCCAACTCCTGCAAACATACACCGACAAAGCCTCACCCGTGGCGTGGGATACCGAAACTACCGCCATCGAGCCGCGAGACGCCGAATTAGTCGGAATTGGCTGCTGTTGGGGAACTGGTGAACAAGATGTAGCTTATATCCCAACCGGACACAAAACGGGCAAAAACTTAGACAAAGCCACAGTTTTAAATGCTTTGCGTCCGATTTTGGAAAGCGAGAATTATCCCAAGGCGCTGCAAAATGCTAAGTTCGATCGATCGATCCTGCGCTGTCAGGGAATCAAACTAGCCGGAGTCGTCTTCGACACCATGCTAGCCAGTTACGTACTCGATCCAGAAAATAGCCACAGCCTCAGCGAATTGTCAAGGAAATACTTAGGCATTGTCGCCAAAAGTTACAATGAATTAGTACCGAAAAACAAAACAATTGCTGACATCAGTATTCTGGCGGTAGCCGACTACTGCGGCATGGATGTTTACACTACATTTCAGTTAGTAGGTAAACTTAGAGCAGAATTGAAGGAAGCTGATAAAACTAGCTTTCCCGAAAAAACTTTGGAGGGGTTGCTGCTGGAAGTAGAACAGCCCCTAGAACCAGTTTTAGCAGAAATGGAATACTGCGGAATTCGCATTGATTCAGCTTACCTGCAACAACTGTCGCAGCAGCTAGAAAAGAGCTTAAAAGAAATAGAAGAAAAAACTTATCAAGCAGCGGGGAGAAAGTTTAATTTAGGTTCCCCAAAACAACTCAGCGAAATCTTGTTAGAAAAAATCCCCGATGAGTTTCAGAAAAAGTCTCGCAAAACTAAGACGGGATACTCTACAGACGCGGCTGTATTGGATAAATTGCAAGGAGACCACCCGATTGTAGACGATTTATTAGAACACCGAACATTATCCAAGTTGAAATCAACTTATGTGGATGCTTTGCCGCAGTTAGTGCGTGCGGATACCGGGCGAGTGCATACAGATTTCAACCAAACTGCAACGGGTACGGGAAGGCTTTCTTCTTCTAATCCAAATTTACAAAATATTCCCATCCGTACCGAGTTTTCGCGGCAAATTCGCAAGGCTTTTTTGCCGGAAGAAGGTTGGCTGATGGTGTCGGCTGACTATTCTCAAATTGAACTGCGAATTTTGGCTCATTTGAGTCAGGAACCTGTGTTAATTGAAGCTTATCAAAATAACCGAGATGTGCATACCGTGACGGCTCAACTGTTGTTTGAAAAGGAAGAAATAACTCCAGACGAGCGCAGGTTTGGCAAAACGATTAATTTTGGGGTAATTTACGGTATGGGGGCGATCAAGTTTGGGCGATCGATGGGCAAAACTTCAGCAGACGGTAAAAAGTTTATTGAACGATTTAACCAGCGTTACAGTAAAGTATTTGAATATTTGGAGAAAGTAAAAAAAGAGGCGATCGCCCTCGGATACGTTACCACAATACTCGGCCGCCGTCGCTACTTGAACTTCGAGAGCGAAAGCCTCCGGGACTTAAAAGGTCGCAATCCCCAAGACATTCACTCCGATCGACTTAAATCTCTCAGCAGAGATGACGCCCAATCTTTGCGGGCGGCAGCCAACGCTCCCATTCAAGGCTCTAGTGCTGATATCATTAAACTTGCCATGATTGAGGTACACAAAATTTTGCAAAACTATCAGGCGCGGCTGCTGCTGCAAGTTCACGACGAATTAATCTTTGAAGTGCCTCCCGATGAATGGGGAGAATTGCAACCGAAAATTAGAACTGCGATGGAAAATGCTCTGCCACTTAGCGTACCGCTGATAGTTGACATCCACGCTGGGCAAAATTGGATGGAAACTAAATAAAACAGAGAAATATGAGCAAACCTAAAATCGGGATTTTCCCAACAATAAAAACCTTAAGTGCAGTTGCTATGCTATTGCTACTATTCGGGTGTCCGCAAAAATTAGCGCCCAACAACTATGCTGTCAAGCGAGTCAGCGACGGCGATACCCTTGTTGCTAGCGATGCCGCCGGGAAAGATATCAAAGTGCGTTTTGCCTGTGTAGATGCACCGGAAATCGCGCACACAAATGCTGAAAAAAATAGCAAAGCAGCAGCACTAAAAAATCAATTTAAGTGGGGAAATCTAGCGCACCAAAGAATGCAGCAGCTAGTCAAACAAGGGGGCGGTCGCGTTGTTTTGACCGTCACCGATACTGACCGCTACGGCCGCAAAGTTAGCGAAGTTCGGTTGCCAAACGGCACATTTGCCCAAGAAGTTTTGATCCGCGAAGGATTAGCAATGGTTTACCGTCCTTACTTGAAAAATTGTCCGAGTGCAAGTGTTCTGGAACAAGCCGAAGCCGAAGCTAAGAAAAATCGCCGCGGCGTTTGGGGAGATTCCAAGTTTGTGCCAGCTTGGCAATTTCGGAAGAGCGATAAATGAGGGGAAGAAGGCCCTTCGACTTCGCGATCGGGTAAAAAGAAGGAAAATGGTAGGAGTACGAGCTAACTCTTGCCTTCGGAGTTTTGTTAGTCGAGTATAGCCACAAGTTTCAACCGATTTGTAGATTGACAGGGACAAGATTATGTTGTTGGCGTGGAATATGGGAACCTGTATCAGATATTTACAGTCTTGGACTTACTCAGGTTTTGTTAAACCCCGTCTATACTATAAATTTTAGGTTTAGCTGCTCCCCATCGGCCCAGAAAGCGGGTTTCTAGATACCGATGCCGATCGCCCTAATTTAGCTAGCCAGACGGGAATCCCCACACGCTTGTCGCTTCGATTAGTGTGGGATGAAAGTCGCGTTTCGCTGTGGATTCCACCGCCCACTGTTCAAAACTATGTTTTGAACAGTGGGCGGGTGGATGACGAGACAAACAAACTCTTTATTCAATGGGTCTATTTTGTCCTTTGTACTTGACAGTAAATAACGCATTCTGGTACATTAACACTAATTGATGCGTACCGACTGCTATCCAATATTTGTCACTCAATGAGAACGGCTTACCAGTACAAACTACGTCCAACAAAACAGCAGGTCATTGAACTAGACAGATGGCTATCCATGCTATGCGCCCAGTACAATTACCTGTTGGCTGATAGATTTAATTGGTACGAACAAAATCGCTCTCCTGTTAACGCCTGCCATCTCGTCTGTTACCTACCTGAACTGCGAGAAAATCCCGATTATTACTCGCAAAAGAAAACGTTACCTCAACTCAAGAAAACACATCTTTGGTATAGCGAAATATATTCGCAAGTCCTTCAGGATGTAGTTAAGCGAGTTAAGACAACATTTGACCGTTTCCTAAAAGGTGATAGCAGCGGAAAACGCAGCGGTAAACCTCGATACAAAGCTCGCAGTCGCTATCGCACCTTTACTTATCCGCAAATGAAAGAGGGATGCTTGCATGGCAACTTGATTAACTTGCCGATGTTTGGGAAAGTTAAAGTTGTCTTGCACCGCCCTATCCCTGATGGGTTCAAAATCAAAACCGCATCTGTCACCAAGAAAGCTGATGGTTATTACCTTACGCTCTTCCTAGAAGACAAGACGGTTCCAGAGATAAAGCCAGACTTTAATCCTCGTTCAATAACAGGTATTGACGTAGGACTGAAGGAGTTTTTGACAACATCTGAAGGCGAAACAGTTGCTATTCCCCAGTATTATCGTAAAGAGCAAAAACGCTTACGAACTATTCAAAAGCGAGTGTCACGTCGCAAAAAGGGGAGCAATAACAGGCTTAAAGCTATTAAGCAACTGGGCAGACAACACAAGAAGGTTACAGATAAAAGAAAAGATTTCCACTTCAAGACAGCTAATTGGCTGCTGTCAAAATATGACGTAATCGCACACGAGGATTTAAACATAAAAGGTCTAGCTCGTACAAGGTTGGCTAAATCTGTGTTGGACGCTGGGTGGTCAAGTTTTCTGTCGATACTGACAAACAAAGCCGAAAACGCGGGTTTGTTGGTTGTCCCAGTAAGTGCCCATAATACTTCACAAGATTGTTCTAATTGCGGCGAGAAAGTACCAAAAAAGCTGCATATTCGTTGGCATGACTGTCCTCACTGTGGGTGCAGTCTAGACCGTGACCATAATGCCGCAGTTAATATCAAAAATAGAGCGGTGGGGCAACCCGTTCTTAAAGCTCAGTTAATGTCCTATGCAATAGCAGGAGTCACTGAGAAGCCTACACCATACTGTACTCATTTGGTGTAGGAGTTGTCACTACAATACAATCAGGACGAGGTTTGGCTCCTACCGTCCGCAATCTGTGGAGTTTCGGCGATAGCTGACGCCAGATTCATCTAAAACCAGACATGAGTTCGATTGCACTTTTCTCCGACCTGTTTTTTAGGAAAAGTCAACAAATGTGATAGGCTCCAGATAAACTAATAGACTGCTGACAAAAGCGGTCTATTGCAATCACCCAAAATTAACTTTAAGGGACATCAATGAATTTCAAACATCTGGTTATTTCCGGCATTGCCCTGATCCTCGGTACTGCAATTGTAGGAAATGCGATTGCTCAAGAACTGACCGACGACCAAAAAACGGTTGTTTGTCGCTTGAAAACAGAAGTTGAGCAGCGGAAAGGCAACGGTCAAAAATTAGTATTTGTGCCGTTGCTGGGCCAAGTTCGCAAACAAGTTTCATCTCCTTTTAGAGCCACGCTGCATCCTAATGTGGAGTATGTTTTTGTTGCCACTTGCGACGGAAATTGCCAGGATTTAAACTTATCTCTCAAGGATGCAAGCGGCCAGGAAATCGCTGTGAGTCAAAAAACAGGTGAACTGGCGTCAATCTCTTTTACTCCCCCATCCCAAGGGGAATATCAAATCAGTGCTAAGCCTGGGGAATGCAAGAAGGCAGAGGGTTGCAATTTCGGCATGGGAATCTTCGTTCCTGCCTCTGCAAATGTACCTAATGCTTCAAAAATTCCTGCTGAGATAGCACAATTTCGACTTTGCCAGTAGAGGAGAACTTACAAGTTGTGAGTTGTGAGTAGAGTTAAGTTGTGAATAACCAATCTAACTCATAACTTGCAACTTATAACTCGTAAATTTTAATTAGTTATTCACAAATTAGCCAAACTGTCAAGCAGAGAAATCAGTGGAACCCTGCACAGACCCGAAAGTGCCGAAATTTGGTTGGGCATGAAAAACTCTATTTACCCTCACGCAGGCATCAATTAGAATATAGATAGTGCCTCTCAGGGTGACGAGTATATTGCCCATGTCTTCAACCTTAGCCTCGAAAAATCAACCCCATAACCCCCCTCAAACAGATTTGAGAAATCTGTTCAGTCGCTTGGGTATCAGGCAGAAAATCGGCTGCGGATACGCCTTGGTCATTTGTATTGCCATTGTGGGTGCTGTGGCGGGACGGGGAGTAGAAT of Oscillatoria nigro-viridis PCC 7112 contains these proteins:
- a CDS encoding RNA-guided endonuclease InsQ/TnpB family protein, whose protein sequence is MRTAYQYKLRPTKQQVIELDRWLSMLCAQYNYLLADRFNWYEQNRSPVNACHLVCYLPELRENPDYYSQKKTLPQLKKTHLWYSEIYSQVLQDVVKRVKTTFDRFLKGDSSGKRSGKPRYKARSRYRTFTYPQMKEGCLHGNLINLPMFGKVKVVLHRPIPDGFKIKTASVTKKADGYYLTLFLEDKTVPEIKPDFNPRSITGIDVGLKEFLTTSEGETVAIPQYYRKEQKRLRTIQKRVSRRKKGSNNRLKAIKQLGRQHKKVTDKRKDFHFKTANWLLSKYDVIAHEDLNIKGLARTRLAKSVLDAGWSSFLSILTNKAENAGLLVVPVSAHNTSQDCSNCGEKVPKKLHIRWHDCPHCGCSLDRDHNAAVNIKNRAVGQPVLKAQLMSYAIAGVTEKPTPYCTHLV
- a CDS encoding thermonuclease family protein codes for the protein MSKPKIGIFPTIKTLSAVAMLLLLFGCPQKLAPNNYAVKRVSDGDTLVASDAAGKDIKVRFACVDAPEIAHTNAEKNSKAAALKNQFKWGNLAHQRMQQLVKQGGGRVVLTVTDTDRYGRKVSEVRLPNGTFAQEVLIREGLAMVYRPYLKNCPSASVLEQAEAEAKKNRRGVWGDSKFVPAWQFRKSDK